One window from the genome of Aeromonas sp. FDAARGOS 1405 encodes:
- a CDS encoding alpha-amylase family glycosyl hydrolase, with product MARWILAAGLLGTLITAPTSAAEWFFRGSANGWAATAMTSTDGVNFDTCQRFVSGDASGGPRFKIDRYGNWQQSYPAADYGVNANTAYQIRINASTQAVSATAVASCEASGFASTLPQLNVRGTFNGWASLPMTLVGDHLWQVEAYMDGKASQRLKFDQAGDWAVNFGDSNGDGVLEKSGGDIFWSAVGTVRIQVNDQTLVYSITPLGDDNQPPLAVITPGGTVNVTQGASLTLSGSDSTDPDGQITSYLWSSGETTESIVVSTTQTGTFTYGLTVTDDQGAKGSSSVSVVVGAGQSSDSWYFRGTTNNWGLTPMTSEDGTTFCTEQAFGSNNPRFKIDHKGDWTEAYPAQDYLVSANTRYRICFDSLRKAIEVETLAGADLQAPTVTVTPAPGSYLDNQSITLGVSDDQDSAPAVHFTTDGSQPTIASARYAGQPLVASDKGSGTDLVIRTLAIDASGNQREQRFEYRIGEQGMASGDFRAESIYFLLTARFYDGDASNNYHNRDRYKAGDPHWRGDFKGLIAKLDYIKDLGFTAIWVTPPVENRSGLDYHGYHAYDFYRVDPRLESPGAGYREFIQAAHAKGLKVIQDVVLNHSSQYGLRGKTWIDRLPVKYYVPAGSSQGLINNGPYQGNLGDYASANRCDDDNPVAPDWYKARCQSDPAGTQPLVDPKTGATVPSAGYNPNRFFGIDAQTLDPAWYHLDGFMSGGDWESPLALQRKHMAGDCIDLATGNQNVKDYLNGAIRQYLDMGVDAIRIDTLKHIERDELLTYVHDWQAHKPGLFVFGENLVKGTGWGSELANDNASAVIRPWWYTRTTPNPADPRAGGDSGLSVLDFSLFSTFRDNVTRGSFGGVGGIFAMDWVYGDATKLITFFQNHDVGPDNDFKYRYGGEEGNAAMTYNLLWTARGIPTLYYGEEVMFQAGKPQDIDGATMTVDQTGRAYYGEVLDNPATPSHPLYQHIKRLNQIRKAVPALQKAPMSQVNEWGSGISFVRDLSAQGSYAAVGLAANSAQQINLSGLKNGTYMDAVTGASQNVSNGSLSFAVPAYSARVWVLNGPGKVGVDGKYLK from the coding sequence ATGGCTAGATGGATACTCGCGGCCGGATTGTTGGGAACCCTGATCACGGCGCCGACGTCGGCGGCGGAGTGGTTCTTCCGGGGCTCCGCGAATGGATGGGCGGCGACCGCCATGACGTCGACGGATGGCGTCAATTTTGATACCTGCCAGCGCTTCGTGAGCGGGGATGCCAGCGGCGGACCGCGCTTCAAGATAGACAGGTACGGCAACTGGCAGCAGAGCTACCCGGCGGCCGACTACGGGGTCAATGCCAACACGGCGTACCAGATCCGCATCAACGCCAGCACTCAGGCGGTGAGCGCGACGGCGGTGGCCAGTTGCGAGGCCTCGGGGTTTGCCAGCACCTTGCCGCAGCTCAACGTACGCGGCACCTTCAACGGCTGGGCCAGCCTCCCCATGACTCTGGTAGGGGATCACCTGTGGCAGGTGGAAGCCTACATGGATGGCAAGGCGAGCCAGCGCCTCAAGTTTGATCAGGCTGGCGACTGGGCCGTCAACTTTGGCGACAGCAACGGCGACGGCGTGCTTGAGAAAAGTGGCGGCGACATCTTCTGGAGCGCCGTGGGTACGGTGCGCATCCAGGTCAACGACCAGACCCTGGTCTACAGCATCACCCCCCTTGGGGATGACAACCAGCCGCCGCTCGCGGTCATCACCCCGGGGGGCACGGTGAATGTGACCCAGGGAGCGTCACTGACCTTGAGCGGCAGCGACTCTACGGATCCCGACGGCCAGATCACGAGCTATCTGTGGAGCAGCGGCGAGACCACGGAGAGCATCGTCGTCAGCACCACCCAGACCGGCACCTTCACCTATGGCCTCACGGTCACCGACGATCAGGGCGCCAAGGGCAGCAGCAGCGTGAGCGTGGTGGTCGGGGCAGGACAGAGCAGCGACAGCTGGTACTTCCGGGGCACGACCAACAACTGGGGACTCACCCCCATGACCAGCGAGGATGGCACCACCTTCTGCACCGAGCAGGCCTTTGGCAGCAACAACCCCCGCTTCAAGATTGATCACAAGGGGGATTGGACCGAGGCGTATCCGGCCCAGGATTACCTGGTCAGCGCCAACACCCGCTATCGCATCTGCTTTGACAGCCTTCGCAAGGCCATCGAGGTGGAGACGCTGGCCGGGGCCGATCTGCAGGCCCCCACGGTGACGGTCACCCCGGCCCCGGGGAGTTATCTGGACAACCAGTCCATCACCCTGGGGGTGAGCGACGATCAGGACAGCGCTCCCGCCGTGCATTTCACCACGGACGGCAGCCAGCCCACCATAGCGTCGGCCCGCTATGCAGGCCAGCCCCTGGTGGCGAGCGACAAGGGGAGCGGCACCGATCTGGTGATCCGCACCCTTGCCATTGACGCCAGCGGCAATCAGCGCGAGCAGCGCTTCGAGTACCGTATCGGCGAGCAGGGGATGGCGAGCGGCGATTTTCGTGCCGAGAGCATCTACTTCCTGCTGACCGCCCGCTTCTATGATGGCGATGCCAGCAACAACTACCATAACCGGGATCGCTACAAGGCGGGGGATCCCCATTGGCGCGGCGACTTCAAGGGCTTGATCGCCAAGCTCGACTACATCAAGGATCTCGGCTTCACCGCCATCTGGGTGACGCCACCGGTGGAGAACCGCTCCGGCCTAGACTACCACGGCTACCACGCCTACGACTTCTACCGGGTCGATCCCCGTCTGGAGTCGCCGGGGGCGGGTTACCGGGAGTTCATCCAGGCGGCCCACGCCAAGGGGCTCAAGGTGATCCAGGATGTGGTGCTCAACCACTCGAGCCAGTACGGCCTGCGCGGCAAGACCTGGATCGATCGCCTGCCCGTCAAATACTACGTACCGGCGGGGTCGAGCCAGGGGCTCATCAACAACGGCCCCTATCAGGGCAACCTCGGGGACTACGCTAGCGCCAACCGCTGTGACGACGACAACCCGGTGGCTCCCGACTGGTACAAGGCCCGCTGCCAGTCCGATCCGGCGGGCACCCAGCCTCTGGTGGACCCCAAGACAGGCGCCACCGTGCCGAGTGCTGGCTACAACCCCAACCGCTTCTTCGGCATCGACGCCCAGACCCTGGATCCCGCCTGGTATCACCTGGACGGTTTCATGTCAGGCGGTGACTGGGAGAGCCCGCTCGCCCTGCAGCGCAAACACATGGCGGGGGATTGCATCGATCTCGCCACCGGCAACCAGAACGTCAAGGACTACCTCAACGGCGCCATCCGCCAGTACCTCGACATGGGGGTTGACGCCATTCGCATCGATACCTTGAAGCACATCGAGCGGGACGAGCTGCTGACCTATGTCCACGACTGGCAGGCCCACAAGCCGGGGTTGTTCGTCTTTGGCGAGAACCTGGTCAAGGGCACCGGCTGGGGCTCTGAGCTGGCCAACGACAATGCCTCGGCGGTGATCCGTCCCTGGTGGTATACCCGCACCACGCCGAACCCGGCGGATCCCCGGGCAGGGGGCGATTCCGGCCTCTCTGTGCTGGACTTCTCCCTCTTCTCCACCTTCCGTGACAACGTCACCCGGGGGAGCTTTGGCGGGGTGGGCGGGATCTTTGCCATGGACTGGGTCTATGGGGATGCCACCAAGCTCATCACCTTCTTCCAGAACCATGACGTGGGGCCGGATAACGACTTCAAGTACCGCTACGGCGGGGAAGAGGGCAATGCGGCCATGACCTACAACCTGCTCTGGACGGCGCGGGGCATCCCGACCCTCTACTACGGGGAGGAGGTGATGTTCCAGGCGGGCAAGCCTCAGGATATCGACGGGGCCACCATGACGGTGGATCAGACTGGTCGTGCCTACTACGGGGAGGTGCTGGACAACCCGGCCACTCCGAGCCACCCGCTCTACCAGCACATCAAGCGCCTGAACCAGATCCGCAAGGCGGTGCCCGCCCTGCAGAAGGCGCCCATGAGCCAGGTGAACGAGTGGGGCAGCGGCATCAGCTTCGTGCGTGACCTGAGCGCTCAAGGCAGCTACGCTGCCGTGGGCCTCGCGGCCAATTCGGCCCAGCAAATAAACCTGAGTGGCCTGAAGAACGGCACCTATATGGATGCGGTGACCGGCGCGAGTCAGAACGTCAGCAACGGCAGTCTGAGCTTTGCGGTGCCCGCCTATTCGGCACGGGTCTGGGTACTGAACGGCCCGGGCAAGGTGGGCGTTGACGGTAAATATCTCAAATAA
- a CDS encoding YitT family protein, which translates to MESEMTMSPVPATKALAHTLKDDVYGMVLGVMFIAVGLNLLKCSGMITGGIAGIALLLAHVSSLPIGVLFFMVNMPFMVFCYFTMGRAFTIKTLIVNVTLSAATQAVPLLLTVSYVHPLFAALVGGTFLGMGVLSLARHNASVGGTGVVTLWLQRRVGINAGKSQMVLDVLVFALSLLTLPLPLLLWSTLSALAMNAMLMNWHKPGRYQGN; encoded by the coding sequence ATGGAAAGTGAAATGACCATGTCGCCCGTGCCGGCGACCAAAGCCCTGGCCCACACCCTCAAGGACGATGTTTACGGCATGGTGCTCGGGGTCATGTTTATCGCGGTCGGTCTCAACCTGCTCAAGTGTTCCGGCATGATCACCGGTGGCATCGCGGGCATCGCCCTGCTGCTCGCCCATGTCAGCAGTTTGCCCATCGGGGTTCTGTTCTTCATGGTCAACATGCCCTTCATGGTGTTTTGTTACTTCACCATGGGGCGCGCCTTCACCATCAAGACGCTGATCGTCAACGTTACCCTCTCGGCGGCCACCCAGGCGGTACCGCTGCTGCTGACGGTGAGCTATGTCCACCCACTGTTTGCCGCCTTGGTAGGGGGGACCTTTCTCGGCATGGGGGTGTTGTCTCTGGCGCGCCACAATGCCTCCGTAGGTGGCACCGGGGTGGTAACGCTCTGGCTGCAACGGCGCGTTGGCATCAACGCGGGAAAGAGCCAGATGGTGCTTGATGTGCTGGTGTTTGCACTCTCCCTGCTCACCTTGCCACTGCCCTTGCTGCTCTGGTCCACCCTGAGTGCGCTGGCGATGAACGCCATGCTGATGAATTGGCACAAGCCAGGTCGCTATCAGGGAAACTGA
- the guaB gene encoding IMP dehydrogenase, producing the protein MLRIAKEALTFDDVLLVPAHSEVLPNTADLRTKLTSAISLNIPMISAAMDTVTEARLAIALAQEGGIGFIHKNMSIEQQAAEVRKVKKYESGVVTDPVTVRPDMTIAQIKELSHKNGFAGYPVVTDGNQLVGIITGRDVRFVIDLSQTVEQIMTQKDRLVTVREGAPREEVVALMQKHRIEKVLVVNGDFKLKGMITVKDFQKAERKPHACKDDKGRLRVGAAVGAGAGNEERVAALVEAGVDVLLIDSSHGHSQGVLDRIKATRDAYPDLQIIGGNVATAAGAKALAAAGVNAVKVGIGPGSICTTRIVTGVGVPQITAISDAVDALEGTGIPVIADGGIRFSGDIAKAIAAGASCVMVGSMFAGTEEAPGEIELYQGRSFKSYRGMGSLGAMSKGSSDRYFQTDNAADKLVPEGIEGRVPYKGRLKEIIHQQMGGLRSSMGLTGSATIDDMRTKAEFVRISGAGMKESHVHDVTITKEAPNYRMG; encoded by the coding sequence ATGCTCAGGATTGCCAAAGAAGCGTTAACCTTCGACGATGTACTGTTGGTTCCCGCCCACTCCGAAGTTCTTCCCAATACTGCCGATCTGCGTACCAAGCTGACCTCCGCCATCAGCTTGAACATCCCGATGATTTCCGCCGCCATGGACACAGTGACCGAAGCCCGTCTGGCTATCGCACTGGCCCAGGAAGGCGGTATCGGCTTTATCCACAAGAACATGTCCATCGAGCAGCAGGCTGCCGAAGTGCGCAAGGTCAAGAAGTACGAGAGCGGCGTGGTGACTGACCCCGTCACTGTACGCCCTGACATGACCATCGCCCAAATCAAGGAGCTGAGCCACAAGAATGGCTTCGCCGGTTACCCCGTGGTGACTGACGGCAATCAGCTGGTCGGTATCATCACCGGCCGTGACGTGCGCTTCGTGATTGACCTCTCCCAGACCGTTGAACAGATCATGACCCAGAAAGATCGTCTGGTCACCGTGCGTGAAGGGGCCCCTCGCGAAGAGGTGGTTGCCCTGATGCAAAAGCACCGTATCGAAAAAGTGCTGGTGGTGAACGGCGACTTCAAACTCAAGGGCATGATCACCGTTAAAGATTTCCAGAAAGCCGAGCGCAAGCCCCACGCCTGTAAAGATGACAAGGGTCGTCTGCGGGTCGGTGCTGCGGTTGGTGCCGGTGCCGGCAACGAAGAGCGCGTCGCTGCGCTGGTAGAAGCCGGTGTAGACGTGCTGCTGATCGACTCCTCCCACGGCCACTCCCAGGGCGTGCTGGATCGTATCAAGGCCACTCGTGACGCCTATCCGGATCTGCAGATCATCGGTGGCAACGTCGCGACCGCCGCGGGCGCCAAGGCGCTGGCTGCTGCTGGTGTCAACGCCGTCAAGGTCGGTATCGGCCCGGGCTCCATCTGTACTACCCGTATCGTGACCGGCGTGGGTGTGCCCCAGATCACCGCCATCTCCGACGCCGTTGACGCGCTGGAAGGCACCGGTATTCCGGTGATTGCCGATGGCGGCATCCGCTTCTCCGGCGACATCGCCAAGGCCATTGCCGCGGGCGCCAGCTGCGTCATGGTCGGCTCCATGTTCGCCGGTACTGAAGAAGCGCCGGGCGAGATCGAGCTCTATCAGGGTCGCTCCTTCAAATCCTACCGTGGTATGGGTTCTCTGGGCGCTATGTCCAAAGGCTCCAGCGATCGCTACTTCCAGACCGACAATGCCGCCGACAAGCTGGTACCGGAAGGTATCGAAGGTCGCGTGCCGTACAAGGGTCGCCTCAAAGAGATCATCCACCAGCAGATGGGCGGCCTGCGCTCCTCCATGGGCCTGACCGGCAGCGCCACCATCGACGACATGCGCACCAAAGCTGAATTCGTGCGCATCTCCGGCGCCGGGATGAAAGAGTCCCACGTCCACGATGTGACCATTACCAAAGAAGCCCCCAACTATCGGATGGGCTGA